A single genomic interval of Pelorhabdus rhamnosifermentans harbors:
- the hpt gene encoding hypoxanthine phosphoribosyltransferase, which translates to MLEDVEKILVSQEDLAKRVEQLGQEITKDYAGQEILMIGVLRGAAIFMADLSRAIKVPVALDFMAVSSYGHSTSSSGVVRIIKDLDEDVKGKHVLIVEDIIDSGLTLKYLIDYIKSRDPQSVKICTLLNKPDRRKVEVPIAYNGFTIPDYFVVGFGLDYAEKYRNLPFIGILKPEIYSH; encoded by the coding sequence ATGCTTGAAGATGTTGAGAAAATTTTAGTGAGTCAGGAAGATCTGGCCAAGAGAGTGGAACAATTGGGGCAGGAAATTACAAAAGATTATGCAGGACAAGAAATACTCATGATTGGCGTGTTACGCGGGGCAGCTATTTTTATGGCTGATTTATCACGAGCCATTAAAGTTCCTGTTGCGCTTGATTTTATGGCAGTTTCCAGTTATGGACATTCCACATCGTCCAGTGGTGTCGTACGCATTATCAAAGACCTTGATGAAGATGTAAAAGGAAAACATGTACTGATTGTAGAGGATATTATTGATTCGGGTTTGACGCTGAAATATTTGATTGATTACATTAAATCACGCGATCCGCAAAGCGTAAAAATCTGTACGCTCCTCAATAAACCGGATCGTCGCAAGGTTGAAGTGCCAATTGCTTACAATGGTTTTACCATTCCCGATTATTTTGTTGTCGGTTTTGGTCTGGATTATGCTGAGAAATACCGTAATTTACCGTTTATTGGGATTTTAAAACCGGAAATTTACAGTCACTGA
- the tilS gene encoding tRNA lysidine(34) synthetase TilS, translating into MLEKVKAFIEDCHLIDSGDYLIVACSGGSDSVALLHVLVKLAAAYPFTLAVAHVNHGLRGEDANHDEAYVKELSARLGVPCYCHHCDVQAFAKEHGLATEEAGRIVRYRFFHQLAFGHSQTKIVTAHHQDDQAETVLMNLLRGSGSAGLKGIRPKTGSVIRPLLAVTKQEIVDYLAEQNIVFCYDKTNSDIKILRNRIRLCLLPQLELEYNNRIKASLCRTAAILQDEQDFIEQSAQSLFEKVAKISGKGLFLSLTVQKAHPALIRAVFRLAIEKKQGHLKGIRFYHVEELTKMLLDWPVSSQMPLPRGLMVYKNYDNMEFTYEVRNLACGLYQPRTLQIPGVTMIPELKLFITAKILGQPPSQDSVIEAWFDYEQLVQPLFVRSRHPGDKIQPKGFVGSKKVKNLFIDEKVPQEQRPFIPVVYNAQGIVWLGGLRQSSLAPVASHTKIYLQLSLGYQEE; encoded by the coding sequence ATGCTTGAAAAAGTAAAAGCTTTTATTGAGGACTGTCATTTAATCGATTCAGGCGATTACTTAATTGTGGCTTGTTCAGGTGGCAGTGATTCTGTGGCATTGCTTCATGTGCTTGTAAAGCTTGCAGCGGCATATCCCTTTACGCTGGCTGTTGCGCATGTGAATCATGGCCTCAGGGGGGAAGATGCAAACCACGATGAAGCTTACGTAAAAGAACTGAGTGCAAGGTTAGGTGTGCCCTGTTATTGTCATCATTGTGATGTGCAGGCCTTTGCCAAAGAGCATGGACTCGCTACAGAAGAAGCGGGTCGCATTGTGAGGTATCGTTTTTTTCATCAATTAGCTTTCGGTCATAGTCAGACGAAAATTGTGACAGCCCATCACCAAGATGATCAGGCTGAAACAGTACTTATGAATTTATTGCGTGGAAGTGGCAGTGCCGGTCTTAAGGGCATTCGCCCCAAAACGGGAAGTGTCATTCGCCCGCTTCTTGCAGTGACAAAGCAGGAAATTGTTGATTATTTAGCAGAGCAGAATATTGTTTTTTGTTATGATAAAACCAATAGTGATATAAAAATTCTTCGTAATCGTATCAGGCTATGTCTTTTACCGCAGCTCGAGTTGGAGTATAATAACCGTATTAAGGCCTCGCTTTGCCGCACCGCGGCTATTTTACAGGATGAACAGGATTTTATTGAACAGTCTGCTCAAAGTCTGTTTGAAAAAGTAGCAAAAATTTCTGGCAAAGGATTATTTTTATCACTTACCGTTCAAAAGGCCCATCCGGCATTAATTCGTGCTGTTTTTAGGTTGGCTATTGAAAAAAAACAAGGTCATTTAAAAGGAATCCGCTTCTATCATGTGGAAGAGTTGACGAAGATGCTGCTTGATTGGCCTGTTAGCAGTCAAATGCCGTTGCCACGGGGGCTGATGGTATATAAGAATTATGATAATATGGAATTTACCTATGAAGTGCGTAATTTAGCATGTGGTCTTTATCAGCCACGGACACTTCAGATTCCGGGAGTTACGATGATACCGGAACTTAAGCTCTTCATTACTGCCAAGATTTTAGGGCAGCCACCTAGTCAAGATTCTGTTATTGAGGCCTGGTTTGATTATGAACAACTTGTCCAGCCGCTGTTTGTTCGTTCACGTCATCCTGGTGATAAAATTCAGCCCAAGGGTTTTGTTGGAAGTAAGAAGGTAAAAAACCTTTTCATTGATGAAAAGGTGCCCCAAGAACAGCGGCCTTTTATACCTGTTGTGTATAATGCTCAAGGCATTGTCTGGTTGGGTGGATTGCGACAATCGTCCTTGGCCCCCGTAGCTAGTCATACCAAAATTTATTTGCAATTATCCCTAGGATACCAGGAGGAGTAA
- the spoIIE gene encoding stage II sporulation protein E: protein MPRVTMLSLPDELPVSPQIQSPHKPSLVWGKYILTRLRHLRMGKISSTVLAVLKPLLTTTNWAVGILGVFLARVSLFGELDPCGIAFFASIYTVSPRLGIFAASGVLCGILSLGLGDQVFIYLFSMIGYIHYYDKVNRLERKMVALPILLFSVIFISTVLVQINSAFTLYEGLIAVMNAMLCALLYYIFDLTITSQMSAGSSAINEGRIGLVVMAAFALAGIGHIEFWGYGMRNIVGSTLIVLLALIGGAGYGTIMGVAVGLVIGLVEGQPTLAIATFAAAGLLAGIFQKLGRVAVIFGYLLGNAVVLLAFGQAIDSTAWLIEVTAAGLCVLCIPTRYLKKIEQRIVVFSDHSQMEQQLGGLNKKLQQVAEIFADLSARFGELSVQRKSEIKDHEFQALLALVGENVCKDCRNRSTCWEQDFYQSYEALVEMAVLAEKGALSERTLPKTLKEHCMNQKNLIAEVCKTTEENKTYFYWHNKVADTRQMVTEQMKAVSSIIDTLRAETRLKVRQGNQLAERLMEQAKQLSCPVHSVDVTEKDACRTIKIRKDLCSGNDECRHTLLPLAASLFGEAFCMSAECGSHKQQRPCQITLKTVQRLKLEMGFASIAKNDQDLSGDSHSILHLPQGKTALILSDGMGTGREAHQESTMAVEFLERLLAAGFELDVAVKTANAMLLVKSPGEIFSTIDMAVFDSYTGETDFLKVGAAPSYVKRVREVATIQCSSATIGMVEPLEIQPMTMQLRAGDVFVLISDGIYDASLKNREEWVANYLRCLSSDDPKIIATKLLSEARKKAGKQQQDDMTVVAGRIGLLN from the coding sequence ATGCCACGTGTTACCATGCTTTCTCTTCCCGATGAACTTCCTGTATCACCCCAAATCCAAAGTCCCCACAAGCCCTCGCTTGTTTGGGGAAAATACATTTTGACACGACTAAGGCATCTTAGAATGGGAAAGATTAGTTCGACGGTTTTGGCAGTTCTTAAACCGCTGCTTACAACAACAAATTGGGCTGTTGGAATATTAGGAGTTTTTTTGGCCCGTGTAAGTTTATTTGGTGAATTAGATCCTTGTGGTATTGCATTTTTTGCCAGTATTTACACAGTTTCGCCACGTCTAGGCATTTTTGCTGCAAGTGGTGTTCTTTGCGGCATATTGTCGCTTGGCCTTGGGGATCAGGTTTTTATTTATTTATTCAGTATGATTGGTTATATCCACTATTACGATAAGGTCAATAGGCTGGAACGAAAGATGGTGGCCTTACCGATTCTGCTTTTTTCTGTCATATTTATTAGTACTGTTCTTGTGCAGATAAACAGTGCATTTACGTTATATGAGGGCTTAATCGCTGTGATGAATGCGATGCTTTGTGCTTTGTTATATTATATTTTTGATTTAACCATTACTTCGCAAATGTCTGCTGGCAGTAGTGCTATTAACGAAGGTCGCATCGGCTTGGTCGTTATGGCAGCCTTTGCTTTGGCGGGTATTGGGCACATTGAGTTTTGGGGTTATGGTATGCGCAATATTGTAGGAAGCACCCTTATTGTTTTATTGGCATTGATCGGTGGTGCTGGATATGGCACAATTATGGGGGTGGCTGTGGGGCTTGTAATTGGTTTGGTTGAAGGCCAGCCTACACTTGCCATTGCAACATTTGCTGCTGCGGGACTTCTTGCCGGGATTTTTCAAAAATTAGGCCGAGTAGCCGTTATTTTCGGCTATTTACTAGGCAATGCCGTCGTACTCCTTGCTTTTGGACAAGCTATTGATAGTACAGCTTGGCTGATCGAAGTAACTGCCGCAGGTTTGTGTGTACTATGCATTCCGACTCGCTATCTTAAAAAAATTGAGCAGCGTATTGTCGTATTTTCCGATCATAGTCAAATGGAGCAGCAACTGGGGGGGTTAAATAAAAAATTACAACAAGTTGCAGAAATATTTGCTGACTTATCCGCTCGTTTTGGTGAACTTTCTGTCCAAAGAAAATCCGAAATTAAAGACCATGAATTTCAAGCATTACTGGCTTTGGTAGGAGAGAATGTTTGCAAAGATTGTCGTAATCGAAGCACTTGTTGGGAGCAAGATTTTTATCAGAGTTACGAAGCACTCGTGGAGATGGCAGTTTTGGCTGAAAAAGGAGCTTTATCTGAACGTACTTTGCCTAAGACGTTAAAAGAGCATTGTATGAATCAAAAAAACTTAATTGCTGAGGTTTGTAAAACAACAGAAGAAAACAAGACGTATTTTTATTGGCATAATAAAGTGGCTGATACGAGGCAGATGGTGACGGAACAGATGAAAGCAGTTAGTTCTATTATTGATACCTTGCGGGCCGAAACACGACTGAAAGTTAGGCAAGGCAATCAATTAGCTGAGCGGCTTATGGAGCAAGCAAAGCAATTAAGTTGTCCCGTCCATTCCGTAGATGTTACGGAAAAAGATGCATGTCGAACAATAAAAATTAGAAAAGACCTGTGTTCGGGAAACGATGAATGTCGCCATACATTGCTCCCCTTAGCAGCAAGTTTGTTTGGTGAGGCATTTTGTATGTCGGCTGAATGTGGTAGTCACAAGCAACAACGGCCTTGTCAAATTACGTTAAAAACAGTGCAACGCCTAAAGCTGGAAATGGGTTTTGCATCTATCGCTAAAAATGATCAGGACTTGTCAGGTGATAGCCATTCTATACTTCATTTGCCACAAGGAAAAACGGCATTAATTTTAAGTGATGGTATGGGTACAGGGCGTGAAGCTCATCAGGAAAGTACCATGGCGGTAGAGTTTCTCGAAAGGTTGCTTGCAGCGGGGTTTGAACTTGATGTTGCTGTTAAAACAGCCAATGCGATGCTGCTTGTAAAAAGTCCGGGTGAAATATTTTCGACCATTGATATGGCTGTATTTGATTCTTATACAGGTGAGACGGATTTCTTAAAAGTGGGTGCAGCGCCTAGTTATGTTAAACGAGTTCGTGAGGTCGCTACCATTCAATGTTCATCGGCGACGATTGGTATGGTAGAGCCGTTAGAAATTCAGCCTATGACGATGCAATTAAGAGCAGGAGATGTTTTTGTTTTGATTAGTGATGGCATTTATGATGCTTCTTTGAAAAATAGGGAGGAGTGGGTAGCCAATTATTTGCGCTGTCTTTCTAGTGATGATCCCAAGATCATTGCAACGAAATTATTGTCTGAGGCGCGAAAAAAAGCGGGTAAGCAACAACAGGATGATATGACTGTTGTTGCTGGCCGTATTGGGTTGCTCAATTAA
- a CDS encoding S1 domain-containing RNA-binding protein: MSIEIGSVVEGVVTGITNFGAFVELPGGKVGLIHISEVADVYVRDVKDFLKERDTVKVKVLSIDERGKIGLSIKQLQAPKAAPAQPSYRRPHANDNRRQRFNAPSFEDKLTKFLKDSDERLSDLKRNTESKRGGRGAARRAE, translated from the coding sequence ATGTCCATTGAAATTGGCAGCGTGGTAGAAGGCGTTGTAACAGGAATCACGAATTTTGGTGCTTTTGTGGAACTACCTGGAGGTAAAGTAGGTCTTATTCATATTTCAGAGGTTGCCGATGTTTATGTGCGCGACGTAAAAGATTTTCTTAAAGAACGGGATACTGTTAAGGTAAAGGTACTTTCTATTGACGAGCGTGGCAAAATCGGTTTATCTATTAAACAGTTGCAAGCGCCAAAAGCAGCTCCTGCACAACCATCCTATCGGAGACCACATGCCAATGATAACCGACGTCAGAGATTCAATGCTCCATCCTTTGAAGACAAATTGACGAAGTTTTTAAAAGATAGTGATGAACGGTTATCGGATTTAAAACGTAATACTGAGTCCAAGCGTGGCGGTCGTGGTGCTGCTCGTCGGGCTGAATAA
- a CDS encoding FtsB family cell division protein, with product MSGFRLVLLVLLFGFAYVFIRQSCDLWAIHQEYQLNQLKLEQAEQVHQSLIDEKNKLTTPDYIEKIARDDLGLVKPGEVPYLSNSK from the coding sequence TTGAGCGGGTTTCGCTTGGTATTGCTTGTTTTGTTGTTTGGGTTTGCTTATGTGTTTATTCGTCAGAGTTGTGACTTGTGGGCTATTCATCAGGAATACCAATTAAATCAGTTAAAATTGGAACAAGCGGAACAGGTTCATCAAAGCTTGATTGATGAAAAAAATAAACTGACTACACCAGACTATATCGAAAAGATTGCTAGGGACGATTTGGGTCTTGTGAAACCAGGGGAAGTTCCCTATTTATCGAATAGCAAATAG
- the yabQ gene encoding spore cortex biosynthesis protein YabQ yields the protein MEESQLATFLWLALTAIALSFLFDCYRFMRKTLRLRVLTTAVADLCFWLLAALIVFSVLLCSNGGEMRLYVFISLALGALFYYRLLSSRAMQCILVGFKALRGIMKAVYQTFHVLIVQPFFYTLRVMTAPLRFFRRKTQFVYGGVYRKARHVWYKFQLFFK from the coding sequence ATGGAAGAAAGCCAGTTAGCAACTTTTCTGTGGTTGGCTCTTACTGCGATTGCCCTATCCTTTCTATTTGATTGTTATCGATTCATGAGAAAAACACTCAGGTTACGAGTTTTAACCACTGCGGTGGCTGATTTATGTTTTTGGTTACTCGCAGCACTGATTGTTTTTTCGGTACTTCTTTGCAGTAATGGTGGTGAAATGCGATTATATGTTTTTATTAGTTTAGCATTAGGTGCGCTTTTTTATTATCGGCTCTTGAGCAGTCGGGCCATGCAATGTATTCTGGTGGGGTTCAAGGCACTTCGCGGGATCATGAAAGCTGTCTATCAAACTTTTCATGTTCTTATTGTACAGCCTTTTTTTTATACCTTGCGTGTAATGACCGCACCCTTGCGCTTTTTTCGACGTAAAACACAATTTGTCTATGGGGGAGTTTATAGAAAGGCTCGACATGTTTGGTATAAATTTCAACTTTTTTTTAAGTAA
- the yabP gene encoding sporulation protein YabP, with translation MAIDEKTPAWRHQFSLVDREEMTVDGVVNLGSFDEHEVIMETEQGILIVKGAGLNIKQLNLDKGNIIFEGTVKSITYDDEVKQKKGLLERLLK, from the coding sequence ATGGCCATCGATGAGAAGACACCCGCTTGGCGTCATCAGTTTAGCCTTGTTGATAGAGAAGAAATGACGGTAGATGGCGTTGTCAATCTGGGCAGCTTTGATGAACATGAAGTCATAATGGAAACAGAGCAGGGAATTTTAATTGTGAAAGGTGCTGGACTCAATATTAAGCAGCTTAATTTAGATAAGGGTAATATTATTTTTGAAGGAACAGTCAAATCCATTACCTATGATGACGAAGTAAAGCAGAAAAAGGGGCTGTTAGAAAGACTCCTTAAATAG
- a CDS encoding SpoIID/LytB domain-containing protein, giving the protein MYKKSSTIHAVGLLLTGIFMAVAVSGCNLFSPQKKPDVTPPNPSVSLQAEPQISVYMHETGTTQSMMMEDYIAGVVAGEMKSDWPVEALAAQAILARTFTIEAIETKGGVPERHTQASTDIKEFQAYSAKDITDNVKQAVAMTRGKIITYQGQPIHAWFHASAGGMTATAKEGLDYKDAEPPYIMAVPSPDDLAPADIKSWTAKVKKQDILAAMAKLGQTASSLDSIEVTQKGPSGRVTQFTVNKSIPVSGPELRVTVGGTLIKSMLLDKVEIVGDEVSFTGKGYGHGVGMSQWGAYSLAKSGKTANEIIAQYFKDVTIEQRYQ; this is encoded by the coding sequence ATGTATAAAAAAAGTTCGACCATTCATGCAGTGGGATTGCTGTTGACGGGAATTTTTATGGCCGTCGCTGTAAGTGGCTGTAATTTATTTTCTCCGCAGAAAAAGCCGGATGTTACACCGCCTAATCCGTCAGTGTCTTTGCAAGCTGAACCCCAAATTTCTGTCTATATGCATGAGACAGGTACAACGCAGTCCATGATGATGGAGGATTATATTGCCGGAGTTGTTGCAGGCGAAATGAAATCAGATTGGCCGGTAGAAGCCTTGGCGGCGCAAGCTATTTTGGCCAGGACTTTTACGATTGAGGCCATTGAAACAAAAGGCGGTGTACCGGAAAGGCATACACAGGCTTCTACGGATATCAAAGAATTTCAGGCTTATAGTGCTAAAGATATTACAGACAATGTCAAGCAGGCTGTTGCCATGACGCGGGGGAAAATTATTACTTATCAGGGCCAGCCGATTCACGCCTGGTTTCATGCCAGTGCAGGAGGGATGACGGCAACAGCCAAAGAGGGACTTGATTATAAAGATGCAGAGCCACCTTATATTATGGCTGTTCCGTCACCTGACGATTTAGCGCCTGCGGATATTAAAAGCTGGACAGCCAAGGTAAAAAAGCAAGATATTTTGGCTGCTATGGCGAAATTGGGCCAAACTGCTTCGTCGTTAGATAGTATAGAAGTGACCCAAAAGGGGCCTTCGGGACGTGTGACTCAGTTTACGGTGAATAAAAGTATTCCAGTCAGTGGACCTGAACTCCGCGTGACTGTGGGAGGTACTCTTATTAAATCGATGCTGTTAGATAAGGTGGAAATTGTCGGTGATGAGGTTAGCTTTACTGGAAAGGGCTATGGTCATGGTGTAGGAATGTCCCAATGGGGGGCTTATTCACTAGCCAAGTCAGGTAAAACAGCCAATGAGATTATTGCGCAGTATTTTAAAGACGTAACAATTGAGCAGCGTTATCAATAG
- a CDS encoding methyl-accepting chemotaxis protein, with translation MFKRIRGFIRQVKEMFVSFLVNGLLGFRLKRNRKKSLSCKNLEDHNRIVNRKNILQLFTLGRRLRQLMPKQDFGVTVRSQGARGRVLHIARKKDSLHVLKRWTNPRFIKHYLASTSFRYQLTSIATRSVIFTILTCTIPLCLIGWYFTNETLASLTQIAAEKNRKVVERVASDTGNFILAKKNFLLATSAMGQMRSMQSDTVKEFLLSVKPYYGTTDALTVVKSDGQELARTDALPLSNISGTDYFKQAMAGTTFFSDPAKINGQLTVVGAVPLQGKDGILAGNISLATLQTMMENVLSQNPGYMLTIIDKNCVPLFYQADSSAVEERKVLSESYYKEAVEKQSGDTFGVFRGQEYLVSYRPIANTDWIAVSLFPKQVALQSAYDTIEKSMKVTLVLIIIFVVIGVLAIRKVFAPLQQLVGGVNFVARGDLTHILTSTSTDEFGRVTQAFGTMTESLRHIVQAVKNSTGLVVESSNQVACAAQQSSKASEEVSQSIQNIAETMNQQGQKTAITEELIHHLVDITGNVAESICDAAAKTGECSAVALKGREVVNETVDTMQSLQRLVDQAAQTLAVLGQNTKEISNVTTLITDIAKQTNLLALNAAIEAARAGQAGRGFAVVAEEVRKLADKSMESANDIAVIIKKNQSQTQEVITTMEQSLNKVETGVGVAKSLDRVFEQIVVAIEKVESNATAITGQTDRQVSLCGEALEAVQGIHQLTIEHRTSVHEIAAISEEELAASQDILHSVEKLRNLASKLDELIDKFKSE, from the coding sequence ATGTTCAAACGAATTCGGGGCTTTATTCGACAAGTCAAAGAAATGTTTGTGAGCTTTCTTGTTAATGGATTGCTGGGTTTTCGTCTAAAACGCAATCGAAAGAAATCTTTATCCTGTAAGAATCTCGAAGATCATAATAGGATAGTGAATAGAAAAAATATTTTGCAATTGTTTACTCTTGGCCGTCGTCTCAGACAGCTTATGCCAAAACAGGATTTTGGTGTTACTGTTCGCTCTCAAGGGGCGCGTGGTCGGGTACTTCATATTGCGCGTAAGAAAGATAGTCTTCATGTTTTGAAAAGATGGACAAACCCTCGCTTTATTAAGCACTACTTGGCAAGCACGAGTTTTCGCTATCAATTGACTTCTATTGCCACAAGGTCGGTAATTTTTACGATTTTAACCTGCACCATTCCTTTGTGTCTTATTGGCTGGTATTTTACTAACGAGACGCTTGCCAGTCTTACTCAAATAGCGGCAGAGAAGAATAGAAAGGTTGTTGAGCGTGTCGCAAGTGATACAGGGAATTTTATTCTGGCGAAGAAAAATTTTTTGTTAGCCACAAGTGCCATGGGGCAAATGCGAAGTATGCAGAGCGACACAGTAAAAGAATTTTTACTGTCTGTTAAACCTTATTATGGGACAACAGATGCCCTGACTGTGGTTAAGAGTGACGGACAAGAATTGGCTCGTACGGATGCCCTTCCTTTGAGTAATATTAGTGGAACCGATTATTTTAAGCAGGCTATGGCAGGGACAACGTTTTTTTCGGACCCTGCGAAGATTAACGGGCAGCTGACTGTAGTCGGAGCTGTTCCGCTTCAAGGAAAGGATGGAATTTTAGCTGGTAATATCTCACTTGCTACCCTCCAGACGATGATGGAAAATGTTTTGTCACAAAATCCCGGCTATATGCTGACCATTATTGATAAAAATTGTGTACCCCTTTTTTATCAAGCTGATTCTTCTGCTGTGGAGGAACGTAAGGTTTTGTCAGAATCGTATTATAAGGAAGCGGTAGAAAAACAGTCAGGCGATACATTCGGGGTTTTTCGGGGACAGGAATACCTTGTTTCTTATCGTCCCATTGCCAATACAGATTGGATTGCTGTGTCGCTTTTTCCGAAGCAGGTGGCTTTGCAGAGTGCTTATGATACGATTGAGAAAAGTATGAAAGTTACCCTTGTTCTTATTATTATTTTTGTGGTGATCGGTGTTTTGGCAATACGAAAAGTTTTTGCGCCCTTGCAGCAACTCGTTGGTGGCGTAAATTTTGTTGCCAGAGGTGATTTGACACATATTTTAACAAGTACGAGTACAGATGAGTTTGGACGAGTTACCCAGGCTTTTGGTACTATGACAGAAAGCTTGCGCCATATTGTGCAGGCTGTGAAGAATTCAACCGGTCTTGTTGTAGAGTCATCCAATCAAGTGGCCTGCGCTGCCCAACAATCAAGCAAGGCCAGTGAAGAGGTAAGTCAGTCTATTCAAAATATTGCTGAGACTATGAATCAGCAGGGACAAAAAACGGCGATAACAGAAGAGCTCATTCATCATCTTGTTGATATAACAGGTAATGTGGCAGAAAGTATCTGTGATGCGGCAGCAAAGACAGGGGAGTGCTCTGCTGTTGCATTAAAGGGCCGGGAGGTCGTTAATGAGACGGTGGATACAATGCAATCTTTGCAAAGATTAGTGGACCAGGCGGCGCAAACGTTAGCAGTGCTTGGGCAGAATACGAAAGAAATCAGTAATGTTACGACTCTTATTACGGATATTGCCAAACAGACGAACCTTTTGGCCTTAAATGCTGCTATTGAAGCGGCGCGAGCGGGACAGGCAGGGCGAGGTTTTGCTGTTGTGGCTGAGGAAGTCCGGAAATTAGCTGACAAGTCGATGGAGTCGGCGAACGATATTGCAGTAATTATCAAAAAAAATCAGAGCCAGACGCAAGAAGTTATCACAACAATGGAACAAAGCCTTAATAAGGTTGAAACAGGTGTGGGTGTGGCTAAATCTCTTGATAGGGTCTTTGAGCAGATTGTGGTAGCCATTGAGAAGGTTGAAAGCAATGCTACAGCCATTACAGGCCAAACAGATAGACAAGTATCACTCTGTGGCGAGGCTCTTGAGGCCGTGCAGGGGATTCATCAGTTGACAATTGAACATCGTACGAGTGTTCATGAGATTGCAGCAATTAGTGAAGAAGAGTTGGCGGCTTCGCAGGATATTCTTCATTCCGTAGAAAAACTTCGTAATCTGGCATCCAAGCTTGATGAACTTATTGACAAGTTTAAGTCTGAGTGA
- the pstA gene encoding phosphate ABC transporter permease PstA has product MSAKMFDKLATALMWIAGIIILAILVVFLLYMLVKGLPVLSWSFITGQPSDMRVGGGVGPQFFNSFYILFLSLAFSVPVALGAGIYLAEYANQNKITDMIRLSTESLATVPSIVLGLFGMIIFVNIFKMGFSIIGGALTLSLLNLPVLVRVTEESIRTVPGQYKEASLALGATKLQTIWNVVLPNALPGIITGLTLTAGRALGETAILIFTAGTTVSRTLGDMDPMAAGETLAVHMWYVMAVGLVPDRIDIANGIGALLIITILIFNLFFAIPGRIMRRRMATAKH; this is encoded by the coding sequence ATGTCAGCTAAAATGTTCGATAAACTAGCAACTGCTCTGATGTGGATAGCAGGTATAATTATTTTAGCTATTCTTGTTGTATTTTTACTTTACATGCTTGTCAAAGGATTGCCTGTATTGTCATGGAGCTTTATTACGGGGCAGCCCAGTGATATGCGGGTGGGCGGTGGTGTGGGACCGCAGTTTTTCAATTCTTTTTATATCCTTTTCTTGTCCCTGGCATTTTCTGTTCCTGTAGCACTTGGGGCGGGAATCTATCTTGCTGAGTATGCTAATCAAAATAAGATTACTGATATGATTCGACTGAGTACGGAAAGTTTAGCCACCGTTCCTTCTATTGTTCTTGGTTTGTTTGGCATGATTATCTTTGTCAATATATTTAAAATGGGATTTAGTATTATTGGTGGAGCTTTAACGCTTTCCTTGTTAAACTTGCCTGTCCTTGTCAGGGTTACGGAGGAAAGCATTCGTACTGTGCCAGGTCAATACAAGGAAGCTAGTTTGGCTTTAGGTGCTACAAAGTTGCAGACCATTTGGAATGTGGTTTTGCCCAATGCTTTGCCAGGTATTATTACGGGTCTTACCTTAACGGCTGGGCGGGCATTAGGTGAAACAGCGATTCTTATCTTTACGGCAGGTACGACGGTGTCAAGAACGTTGGGTGACATGGATCCCATGGCAGCAGGTGAAACCTTAGCTGTACACATGTGGTATGTTATGGCTGTTGGATTGGTTCCGGATCGTATAGATATTGCCAATGGCATTGGAGCATTGCTGATAATTACGATTCTCATTTTCAATTTGTTCTTTGCTATTCCAGGCAGAATCATGCGACGGCGCATGGCAACTGCTAAACATTAA